From Zingiber officinale cultivar Zhangliang chromosome 5B, Zo_v1.1, whole genome shotgun sequence, the proteins below share one genomic window:
- the LOC121985260 gene encoding alpha,alpha-trehalose-phosphate synthase [UDP-forming] 6-like: MVSKSYSNLLELASGESPSLGRISRGIPRVVTAPGIVPDLDDSDDDASNASSERSSLSPRDRTIIVANQLPIRVQRHPEGRTWTFSLDQDSLLLQLKDSIGEHADMELIYVGCLREEIPVAEQDEVSQTLLESFRCVPVFLPADLRSRFYHGFCKQQLWPLFHYMLPLSPDLGGRFDRNLWQAYVSVNKIFADMILEVINPDDDFVWVHDYHLMVLPTFLRKRFNRVKLGFFLHSPFPSSEIYKTLPVREELLRALLNSDLIGFHTFDYARHFLSCCSRMLGLSYESKRGYIGLEYYGRTVSIKILPVGIHMGQLGLVLSRSETEAKVAELIKQFCDRGRVMLLGVDDMDIFKGISLKLLAFEQLLMQHPEWRGRVVLVQIANPARGRGKDVKEVQAESYAMVKRINEAFGLPDYKPVILIDKPLQFYERMAYYVVAECCLVTAVRDGMNLIPYEYIIARHGNDNLDRVLGLSPSTPKKSMLVVSEFIGCSPSLSGAIRVNPWNIDAVADAMDSALEMAEAEKHLRHEKHYKYVSSHDVGYWAKSFLQDLERTCKEHGRRRSWGIGFGLKFRVVALDLNFRKLSMEHIVSAYRRTNTRAIIFDYDGTLMPQASIDKGPSAKSIEILNSLCRDKNNLVFLVSARSRSTLSDWFSPCENLGIAAEHGYFFRLKRDAEWETCVAVADRSWKQIAEPVMKLYTETTDGSTIDNKETALVWCYEDADPDFGSCQAKELLDHLESVLTNEPVSVKSGSNNVEVKPQGVSKGLVAQRLLSTMKERDLLPDFIVCIGDDHSDEDMFEVITSAVSSSSLSPTAEVFACTVGRKPSKAKYYLDDTAEIVRLMQGLASVSEQMLGGSVQV; the protein is encoded by the exons ATGGTGTCCAAGTCTTACTCCAATCTGCTGGAGCTGGCTTCCGGCGAGTCGCCTTCCCTTGGACGGATCAGCCGCGGCATCCCGCGGGTGGTGACGGCTCCCGGCATAGTTCCGGACCTTGATGATTCCGACGATGACGCCTCTAATGCGTCGTCCGAGCGGTCGTCCCTTTCACCTAGGGACCGAACGATCATAGTTGCCAATCAGCTTCCTATCCGTGTCCAACGACATCCGGAGGGTCGCACTTGGACATTCTCTTTGGACCAAGACTCTCTTCTCCTCCAGCTCAAGGATAGCATAGGTGAGCATGCCGATATGGAACTTATATATGTAGGCTGCCTCCGTGAGGAAATTCCTGTAGCGGAGCAAGATGAGGTTTCCCAGACACTTCTAGAGTCCTTCCGATGTGTACCTGTGTTCCTTCCTGCAGACCTCCGCTCACGGTTTTACCATGGCTTCTGTAAGCAGCAGCTGTGGCCTCTCTTCCATTACATGCTACCTCTGTCCCCTGATCTTGGTGGCCGATTCGACCGGAACTTATGGCAAGCTTATGTATCAGTTAACAAGATCTTTGCCGACATGATCCTTGAGGTGATCAATCCAGATGATGACTTTGTCTGGGTTCATGATTACCACCTCATGGTCCTTCCCACTTTCCTCAGGAAGCGCTTCAATCGAGTCAAGCTTGGCTTTTTCTTGCACAGCCCCTTTCCCTCTTCTGAGATATACAAAACATTGCCAGTAAGAGAGGAGCTTCTTCGTGCGCTACTGAATTCTGACCTAATTGGTTTCCATACATTCGACTATGCCCGCCATTTTTTGTCCTGTTGCAGTAGAATGCTTGGTCTTAGTTATGAATCCAAGAGAGGGTACATCGGGCTAGAATACTATGGTCGCACTGTCAGCATAAAGATACTGCCTGTTGGAATCCATATGGGCCAGCTGGGTTTGGTTTTAAGCCGTTCAGAGACAGAGGCTAAGGTCGCAGAGCTCATTAAGCAGTTCTGTGATAGAGGTCGAGTAATGCTGCTTGGAGTTGATGACATGGATATATTCAAGGGAATCAGCTTAAAGCTTTTGGCTTTTGAGCAGCTCCTCATGCAACATCCAGAATggcgaggaagggttgttttagTCCAGATTGCAAATCCAGCCAGGGGACGAGGGAAGGATGTGAAAGAAGTACAGGCCGAGAGCTATGCAATGGTGAAGCGGATTAATGAAGCTTTTGGACTACCTGATTACAAGCCTGTAATACTAATTGATAAACCACTGCAGTTTTATGAAAGGATGGCCTACTATGTGGTGGCGGAGTGTTGTTTGGTGACTGCAGTTAGGGATGGAATGAATCTCATCCCTTATGAATACATTATAGCCCGGCATGGGAATGATAATTTGGATAGGGTTTTAGGTTTGAGCCCCTCCACCCCGAAGAAGAGCATGCTTGTTGTATCTGAATTCATTGGCTGTTCTCCTTCCCTTAGTGGGGCAATTAGGGTGAATCCATGGAACATTGATGCTGTGGCTGATGCAATGGACTCTGCACTTGAAATGGCTGAAGCAGAGAAACATTTAAGACATGAGAAGCACTATAAATATGTGAGCTCACATGATGTTGGTTATTGGGCGAAGAGTTTTTTGCAGGATTTGGAGAGAACTTGCAAAGAGCATGGTAGAAGGAGGTCTTGGGGAATAGGGTTTGGTTTGAAGTTCAGAGTTGTGGCTCTGGACCTCAATTTCAGAAAGCTCTCTATGGAGCATATTGTTTCTGCGTACAGGAGAACCAATACACGAGCCATCATTTTTGATTATGATGGCACTTTGATGCCACAGGCATCCATTGATAAGGGCCCAAGTGCTAAGTCTATTGAAATTTTGAACAGCTTGTGCCGTGATAAAAACAACTTGGTGTTTCTAGTGAGCGCAAGAAGCAGAAGCACCTTGAGTGATTGGTTTTCTCCTTGTGAGAATCTGGGAATTGCAGCTGAGCATGGATACTTCTTCAG GCTGAAGAGAGATGCGGAATGGGAAACTTGTGTGGCAGTTGCAGATCGCAGCTGGAAGCAAATTGCTGAACCTGTGATGAAGCTATACACTGAAACAACAGATGGTTCAACTATCGATAACAAGGAAACTGCACTTGTTTGGTGTTACGAGGATGCTGATCCAGATTTCGGATCTTGCCAGGCTAAGGAACTTCTAGATCACCTTGAGAGTGTGCTCACGAATGAACCAGTCTCTGTGAAAAGTGGTTCAAACAACGTCGAAGTTAAACCACAG GGTGTAAGCAAGGGCCTAGTGGCACAACGACTCCTCTCAACCATGAAAGAGAGAGATTTGTTGCCAGACTTCATCGTTTGCATAGGTGATGACCACTCCGATGAGGACATGTTTGAAGTGATCACAAGTGCTGTGTCTAGCTCCTCGCTCTCTCCTACAGCCGAAGTATTTGCATGCACAGTCGGCCGGAAACCAAGTAAAGCCAAGTATTACCTTGATGACACGGCTGAGATCGTTCGGCTGATGCAGGGACTGGCTTCCGTCTCAGAACAAATGCTAGGGGGTTCGGTTCAAGTGTAA